CtacattaaaaattacaaaagagaattaaaattataatgattatatattttaaaatttaatggaTATTTTCCACCAATAGAGTTACTTAATATAGATTGGATTCTCAAATTGATTTCTACATAagacaatatttattttagtagtAAAATATTTAGTATCTGATCACCTAATAGGAcgataatattaaataaataaggtTTTTTTAATCAAGTAACCTAAACATAATATACTTCAGtgtaaaaaaaagttgtaattaTCACGATAAAATCTTATAATAGTTAGGTTTCGGTCAAGATATCCTCAGGTTAAAAAGGGTTATGTATGCCATTGAACATATGGAGGCTGGGGATCAGAGCTTAGGCGAATGATGAGACTCACATGTTCACCACAAACAACAACACCAGAAGAAAGACTTGGGAGTTTGATGTCGGTGCCTGCTGCCCCGAGCTGCAAAACCAGTCAAGCGCTTGatataacccaaaaaaaaaaaaaatctgctaATGCTAGCATAATATGAAGTATTAGAAGAATTGAAGATGATGAATcaatgggaagaagatgatgaaaggaaatgtaaaaatttatattattcagCTCAAGTTCTGTAACTATATAATGtatcaatatatatagttaGTTGGTTAAGCGAAAGGAAACTTAAACCATACTAAACCGGAACAACATTTAACCGGTATATAACTTGAATACCCCCCCCCCTCTCAAGATGGAGCAAACAAATGGTGAAGACCTATCTTGAGTGTGAGCTGATGAAACAGAGCAGGCTGCACCGCTTTAGTGAAGACATCCGCAAGTTGATGTGCAGACTTCACATGCATTGTCTTCAAGAATCCACTCTGCAGCTTCTCTCGAACAACATGACAATCGATTTCAATATGCTTCGTCCGCTCATGATAAACCGGATTAGAGGCAATATGCAGAGCAGACTGGATATCACAATAGAGTGTTGCAGGACCAGTAAGTGGACAGTGTAAGTCACGCAGTAAAGAAGCCAACCAAATTACAGAGCGTATAttgaaaaattatgaaacatcCGCTTCATCTTTAGAGAAGTAAAATTACCTGGCCTCTTGAAAGTTTTACGCCTGTGATGCTCAATATCACCTGAAAGACATTCCCAAGTCTTCTCCCAAACATCCTCAGGCCCAAATAAACTGTTGTTCATGAGCATCATAACAAATAATTGTCTTAGTTCAGCTCATGTGCTTTCATAGCTTATcctcaggatatcatcaatgtacTCTTGATCATCATCTAACAATCCTCGAGCATAACATGCATCTTTGTAGCTTGGATAAACAACACCTTCAAATGTTTTGATGTCATCATAACTCGTAGGACCTCTCACATAGTTCAACAGCACACGGAGATAATAAGCATGTTCTTGATTACGTGGAGCATAGTTGATTCGGAGAGGTAATGAAGTTAGGAATCTGAGCATAGGTGAGAGTTTTAGCCAGATCATCAACTTTACACAAGTCAAACCATGCTAAGAACATTGTATTCTCAATGAGTTTACGACTGATCACTGCTTCCAgcttgtcttttttttaaaaaataatagtttgttTGCATGGTAGATGGAAATTAAACTTCTCAACTGCAGTAGACCTATAATGAATGGGGAACTTAAAAATTCTCCATGATCCTTCTGACGAAGAAACATATCTACACGTCCAAACAAAACAGATttcattagtttttttatatCATGCACTGATTCAAATAAATTCCGTTGTGTAGttacaaaagcaaaaaaaaatacgtGCAATCAAAGAACTCCTTGAATTCATTCCTTTTTCTTTGGTCCACTTCTCCTTCTGGAATACCAAGCGCCTCTGCAACCATGTGATCTGGTGGTTCCACAGCTACTGTCACACGATCACTTCTTTTATTAATGTACTTAAATAAGTACTTTATAGAACCAGCCTGGTTGCaccattctacatttatatgaGCTCGATAACATAGAGATAGTTTCTTGTTATAAGGAATAACAAATCTGTTGTCACATTTCACCCCATTCTTCTCTACATAACGATATGTATCTTCTCTTCTACGGTAAATCGGAAATCCTTCTTTACTCACTTTTGTCTTCTCAGCAAATGATTTAGAGTAAAGCTTCGAACATTTCCCATTCTCCATGCAAGGAGAATTCATATTAGCAGCTCCACATGGTCCATGAATCATCATATCCTTAATGATATCGTACAACTCTGGCTCTTGAGACTTATCAGGAATCTCAGCTGAGATGATCTTGTCAATATCATCTGTTGTCCGAAGCTTGGCCGTAGGATGCATAAATAAGAGAATGTGAGCATGTGGCAGCCCACGTTTCTGAAACTCAATCGTGTACATAGCTGCAACGATCAGAGATCAAACACTGGTTTTAACCAGTTTTTTAATGTTGTTTATTATTAAGTCCACAAACAACATAACATGAATAACACTAATCAAACTGTACAACTACCAAAAGGATACAAACAATATAAACACtcatagtttttaaatttttacctcTCTACCAGACATGATTGATGAACCATCAATAACATTAGTGATTGGCTCAGAATTTGACTCGATCTGAAGAATCTTATCCCCAGAACAAACTTGTGAAACGAGAAAGACATCTGATCCATTTGCAACATTTTCAGAACCAAGAGTGATACCAAAACACAGAGATTTACCAACTAAATCTTGAATAGGTTGAGGCAAATCTGTCGGATATTCAATCTGCATACTCAAAgatcaatataaaaataaaactttagtGACTCACTAAAACCACCATAattaaaccaacaaaaaaatcaaatagataGTAACCTCATCATAGGAGCCATCCCAAAGTTCTTCAGCTTCACATCCGACTATGAGTTTACCAACTGAATCAAGCATTATCAGTTTGCAAGTACTTGTGTCATCTTTGACAACCATATGCAGTTTGCATCTGATCAGGAAGATCATAATAAGTTCGGCTGAATTAACAAtctatattaaaacataatggAGTACTTTAAAAACCAGGTTAAACTCACTTTGGTGCTACACTCGTGACCTTAGAATGACAAGATGTGCACCAGAACAATGGCTTttcatttgaaaacaaaattccaCCTTCCTTAGATTTGAGTATTAAGGCTTTACTCTTACAACTGTTATGGCCAAAGTAAAACCAGCTTCAATCTGTATCCATACATTCGATTGAGCAGATAATCTTGCAATCCTCCTCCTAAAAGCGCAAAGTAAAGATAGTTGTcagaattcaaaatataaatatgatggTAAATAAAATGAGCTAGGATTCAAGAACAAAACCACAGTTGCCATCATGATTTCGGAGATAGATTTGATATCCACATTATTCCAATGAACAGTTTGGTTCTTTGTCAGAcgcttttctttctttgtatCAGTAAGAGCAAGAGCAAACTCATTATTAGAGACcctgaaaaatataaaaggaccaacaaattaaacaaaaaatgcaGTAAAATGGCCATGAAAATGATCCTGATATAGTATTTATGAATATTACCTCAGCTTTAAAGCAAGAGTTTCGGGCAATTCAGGATCGAGTTGGATAAGAGATGCATCAAATGCATTGGTTACTTGTACATCATCAATAAAACATAAGTATGGGATAATAACTTTAATCAAgatctataaatataaatcaatacaCTTGAATAACATAGGTTCTAATTCGTAAAGTTTCTttgtaaaaaacaattttcgCAAATCGGATCAAGCACACCATACTAGGATCATTTgacttttggagatgctcttcaaGCTGTTCTACATATTTTCCCCATAAACAACAGGCGATGCTTTGGCCACTGAAATTTAAAGTCCATAATATAGAGTtacaaagaatatatatttgatataaatgATTGGAAAATAACGAATAGATAAGATTCACATACTTGATGTCAAGCAAGCGGAATTCAACTTTCTTCTTGTCTTTTCCAGATACATGGACACTTTGAACGTCACGAAAACTGATCACTTGACCAATGACATCTGAAATATGCATGTTTCATATTAGTATTTCATTTTGCTACAATAAAAATAGATGATTCATACACTAACCAATTAGGAAAGAAGTCTTGAGGGTTCCATTTCCAATCTCTTCAAAAATGGAGAATCTGAGAAAGTTATCATCACACTCATAAGAACTCGGTGATATCGAAGTGTCCTCAATGATAGACATCTTGTAGGTATGGTTTGTTGGCCGATACTGTCCCCCTGCTTGAGAGACTGAAAACGTCTCTATCAGTCGCCATTCACCAAGACTCAACTTGCGTTGAGTACGTTGAATGTAATTCATCTTACATGAACAGAGGATTTTTGCACCCTGAAACGTAAATATATACACAGATTAGTACACTAACATGAGAAACATATATtgacaaataaatattaatgtatCTCACTGTTTCATCTGCAAATATCAACTCAAGAGTATCTCCTCCATAGTTGGTTTTCTGTCTCCATGAATGAATCAACTTCACTTGGATGCACCATCCCTGTTTGTATGGCTTGATAGCTTTTAGCAAAGAAATACTCTTATTTTTAGACATGGCTGAAGGAAAATTTAGTTGACGTCGAAGATAGTTTCATCGTTGGTATATATAGATGGTTAAATATTTAGGGTATTGTAGTGAGTATATTCGgtgaaaactataatatattgtgGATATTTATGATTCGGTTGTTATTCTTAATATATTGTGgatattgatatatttttttatgaatgcaaTAAATATAGGATATTATGTATTAGTTGTTATtgaaaaatacagaaaatttCGTGATTAGTTAAGGGCAATTAGTTTTGATACGAATTCAAAGAATATTCTATGTTGCAATCCTCAAGcaactttttttgaaaaaatcgtTTGGATATTTTGTTAGTATCTCCATAAACCTTTAACGACTAATATTCTATGTATTAGTTGTTATGGAAAAATATAGAAGATTTCGGGATTAGTTAAGGGCAATTAGTTTTGATACGAATCCATAGAATATTCTATGTTGCAATCCtcaagtaattttttttgaaaaaatcgtTTGGATATTTTGTTAGTCGTTAAAGTTTGTTTCCAAAATGGAATAGGTTTCGAGATTTTAGTGGTTATTTGATTACGGAATTGTATGGATATTGATGTCATTTAGTTAGGCATAATAACAACCttgattaaatattaaatgtaacattaGCTTTTAGTAATAGGTCCAttagattcatttttttttaaatcacacatgaatcaaggttgagacttctcttttaatatataagataattgaTTTATATGGATTTTTGTGCATAATCTTTATTCCTAGAAAAgtcaataataaatcaataataaaggAGAAAAATCGTATAAAAGATATGTAGCATGACGCAATGAGTAACGTCAAACGTGGATCCATAGGGGAGCTCGGGTGATGCAGTCAGGCTTAAATCCTCATATGGCAGGTAGAATTGTTGGCTGTAAAATTGTCTGTAATATTTATCATAGGTGTAATAGCGTAATTATccaatggtaaaaaaaaatcaataataaaatgTTCAAGATTTacccaaatatttttgtttcatttttcactTCAATATATAAGAGTTCACAAACCCTGGTGTGGTGGGTCACAATGAGATTCTAGAGATGTACAGAGACTACATCAACCCTGAGTTCAAATGGAAGCTAAAGTCATTATTGTGGCTCCAAGAAGTAACAACGAGATGGATGCTTCTAAGCTCAAGAAAGAGTTCCCTGGGCTACTCTCAATGAAAGAGTCTTTGATCAAGTATGCATTCGAACCAAACAAGAAAACCTAACGTGACAAGGGTTGTAGTactagagcttgcttagaagtCGTGTTCCTGTGATCTCATTATTTTGTTCTTTGTTCATCACTTGCTCTActctttattatatattagatcAAAACCACTAAAGCAATCTGGTTAATGGTTACTTATTGTTACCAAACAATGACTTATTGAGTTACAAGAACTCTCATTTCACACGTTCTCAGATTCTAAGATGAAGACGATGAGTTAGGAACCGTCGTGTCAGCGAGCTTCTCTAGGAAGCAAACAACATCATCAGGTGAGCCAAGGAGATATCTAGCACTGGTGCGGGTACGACCCACTGCACAAGAGAAGTAGTTCTCTCCTTTGTGTTCAAGCACGTTCCATGAGATCTTCTCTGGTGAAAGTCTCTGTGAAgccttgttgttgttgtaagaGTTAGATGAGGATGAAGATTTTGAACCGTGTTTTTTGCTGTGTGTGGACTTTGAAGGTGGTTTTCTGTCTCCTGGTGATGATTTGGTACCACTATCAGATGATGGTCTGGGCCGTGCAATGGCTGGGATGATGTCTGATGGGAGTTCTGGTTCAAAGAATGTGTACACATCTTCGTCCTTCCCCAAGAAATGACCAATGCACAGGACATAATCAATGGGTGTGGTCATGGACTTGCTATGCACTATCTCTCCTAGAATGCGATCAATTGCAGCTCCCTTGGTCACACCTACAGCACGAACTTCCACAGAGCGGCTTCCTTGGACAACATCAACTGATGCGTTAGAAATAGGACCTGTCCATAAGTGTTGTAACAGGTCTCTTGCTTGAAGTCTCCCGAACTCAATATCTACATCGAGAATGAGTGTTTCAGTTGGTCTGGGCACTTTACCGAtgtccgaagaaccgaaccaaaaccaaaaccgaaaTATCTgagataaaatttaaatatctaaagaTATCCAAAAGTATTTAAGAAACTTTATTATCCAAATATCTGAGATAGCCCAAATTATCtgagatttttttctaaattatccAAATTACACGCTATCTTACTTGatattttatctaaaaattaCCTGAAATAACCAAACCGGTTCTGGGTATTAGCCAGTTCCTATTTTTGCTATTGGAACGTACCTGAATCGAAACTATGTGAACCGATCCTAACCACAAAATTGGTAAAATCCTAAATGGATCCTAAAACCCGCAACCCGATATCCAAAATAACCAACCCGAACTGAACATAACCAAAAATAGAGAGATGGAGAGGTTACCTGCATATTTGTAGTTCCATATAAGCGAAGTATCACGTGTTTCAAAGTGTGACCTTGGTGTTCTCTCAGTGAAGTACTTGAAAACATGCTAcaagtagaaaaaaaaacagaactcagATTGTTATGAGGCTTTGTCTGGACTAAGTATCTTTGTACCTTTACACTATCAACCCATTCCATGTTCAAGTGTTCTGGCATTGTAGTCATCCACTCTCCATTTGTAAGCCTTAGGAACATCCCATTCTCTGCGGCTAACCACATATCACACTCTCCAAAGTTCTGATTTTGAGTAAAAACCAAGTCAGTCAGTGAAACTTGTGTTCCAAGAAAGGAAACAAGGGTAAgaaaagagatacatactttgTCCAAAACGCTTCTGCTGCTTCCACTCAGGACAACTATGGTTGTATTTGGATCACTGCATAATGCCTTTAATGGTCCTTTTAGCTCTGGATGTAGATTAAGATCCATCTCCTTTATCTGATCTCCTCTTCTCCCTTGATTATCCACTGGTTCAGTCAATGTTGCATTGAAACCCTGAATGTTTTCAAAACTTACAAAGAGAAAGTGACCACAGGTATGGTAAAAGACATCCCCCAAAACTAGTTACCAGGATCAGTAGCCTGTTGGTTGACTTTGAATATCGTCGAATCGCGTCATTCTGTGGAAGCTCAGGTGGGACTTTGCTGATTCTTAGTTGAGCCTCTATTACAGTATCATTTAGTTCACTGCATATTTGTTAAAGAGTTATCACTTCAATAGCTTCCAAGGATCATCTCATTATGTACATCATtttgacaacaacaaaaacaaggCATTAGTAACTTGCATACCTCACAAAAGTTTCAGCCCATTCTTGAGAGGTATGAGTTTTAACATGATGAAAGTTATGCCTAtgtcttttctctctttcttcagATGACATGTTTAACGCCTGTCCAATGGAGGCAGCAACTTCTGTAATGTTCCAAGGATTCACAAGAATGGCTCCAGCACCTAGAGATTGTGCAGCACCTGCAAACTGTAAAACAAATACAACTTTGAAAACCCCACTTTGATGGGGCAAATCATCTTGAAGCTGCTGAGTATGAGAGTTATTACTTCACTGAGAATGAGGACGCCCTTCTTGGCTTCTTGGCAAGCAACAAACTCGTAACTGACAAGGTTCATCCCATCTCTCAAAGATGTAACAAGTGCAACATCTGATGAAAGAAACTAATCAGATAACAGAAAGTAACAAAAGCCATACAAACTATAACCATACCCACAAGTAGCTACACTATTTACCTGTGACAGCATAAAGTGCACATAAAGCATAAAAGTCCAGAGAACGATCCTGATCACAGGGCATGAGAATTTAATCACTATTTTCTCATATATAGTGgtacatataatattttctctATCTATCCATATACCATCAAGAATTGTCTTTGCTAAAACAGTTTTCAAATCCTAACATAATAGGATGCATGAGAGGGAGAAAAAAACAGACCAGGTGGTGTATTGGGGCTGCAGTAAGTGTCCCAAAACGACCATTAATTCGTCCCACAATCTCATGAACTTGGCTTGTGAGTTTTTGATCTGTAATAACAACATCCACAAGTTTCATTCATTAGCTACAGGTTTCAAGATAGTGTACTTTGAAAAGAGGGTTAGTTTACTAGTTCATCTAGAATAGCTACTACATTTTTGGTGATATGATCCTTTGTGACATAATGGTAATAAAAACCATTAGAAGAACTACCATGAAAATTTGTACTCCAAGAATGAAAACTTACATTCAGGGACATCTGTTCTTGTTGGTACTGCAATTTGCAATAGCACCACTTTATCACGCCAGCTTGCGTTTTCCTCTAGGAATTTTTCAAATGCAAGAATCTTTTGAGGAATCCCTTTGATAATATCTAGCCGATCAACACCTAACATCACCTATCAAGAACAAAACTAAACTCAGTAAAGAGGGGGAGAACAAACACTTCTATGTGCTTTCAAATAGATTGCAGCGCATCCCTTACCTTTCTGCCGGCAAATCTTTCTTTCAACTCCTTCATGTGTTGTATGACATCAGGGACTTCAAGTGCTCGTATAAACCTCTCAGAATCTATACCAATGGGAaactgaaaaggaaaaaaaaagaagttacaaGGTGTTATGAGTTGTGTTGTCATTGTGAGATGATAAATGTGAATAATATGAGGGTTAGAGTAATGAGATGGCCATACAGCAGCTACTCGAGTAAGCTTGCCTTGATCCTCAACTCCTTCAGGTGTTCCTTCAAGACCAAGTATACGAGTGCATGCACTCACAAAGTGTCTTGCATATGTTGAGTAAATACTATATATGAAAAGGATCTCTCTGTAATTATCTGATAGTACGAATACCCTACATGTACTCTTGTATATATACTCTCTACATACTTAATAATAGAATAATTCAGCCAATcatatatggtatcagagctagcaaatacctaaaattaaaaaGCGTCGCTTCTCCTTTTCAAAACTTTTCTACCCACCATGTCTGAAACTCACAACTCACCGGCGACAAACTCTGAGACTATCACTGTCTCCGCAACCCCAACCCTCCTCAATGTCAATATGACAAATGTTACCAAACTCACTGGCTCGAACTTTCTGATGTGGAGTCGCCAGGTGCTAGCCCTGCTCGATGGCTATGACCTTGCTGGTTATATTGAAGGCTCCATCGTTGTTCCTCCCCCGACAACCACGACGGATGATGAGATCACCACCAATCCGTCCTACACCCTATGGAAAAGACAAGATCGTTTGATCTTCAGCGCCCTTCTTGGTGCAATAACCCCGACGATCCAACCAATCCTCTCCACGGCGACAACAGCGGCTGAGATCTGGACCACTCTCACGACGACCTATGCGAAACCCAGTCGCGCCCATGTCAAGCAGATTCGTCAACAAATTCAGACCTGGAAGAAAGGTGAAAAATCGATCAATGATTACTTCCAAGGTCTCACCACCCGCTTTGATGAAATCGCTTTGCTTGGGAAGGCTATGGATCATGAAGATCAAATTGAAGCTATCCTTGTTGGTCTTCCTGAGGAGTACAAGACCATTGCTGATCAAATCGATGGCCGTGAGACGCCTCCTTCCCTGCCTGAGATTCATGAGAAGCTTCTTAATCAGGAAGCCAAACTGCAGGCCGCTTCCT
The Brassica napus cultivar Da-Ae unplaced genomic scaffold, Da-Ae ScsIHWf_3070;HRSCAF=3881, whole genome shotgun sequence DNA segment above includes these coding regions:
- the LOC106397904 gene encoding alpha,alpha-trehalose-phosphate synthase [UDP-forming] 1-like gives rise to the protein MTTQLITPCNFFFFPFQFPIGIDSERFIRALEVPDVIQHMKELKERFAGRKVMLGVDRLDIIKGIPQKILAFEKFLEENASWRDKVVLLQIAVPTRTDVPEYQKLTSQVHEIVGRINGRFGTLTAAPIHHLDRSLDFYALCALYAVTDVALVTSLRDGMNLVSYEFVACQEAKKGVLILSEFAGAAQSLGAGAILVNPWNITEVAASIGQALNMSSEEREKRHRHNFHHVKTHTSQEWAETFVSELNDTVIEAQLRISKVPPELPQNDAIRRYSKSTNRLLILGFNATLTEPVDNQGRRGDQIKEMDLNLHPELKGPLKALCSDPNTTIVVLSGSSRSVLDKVCISFLTLVSFLGTQVSLTDLVFTQNQNFGECDMWLAAENGMFLRLTNGEWMTTMPEHLNMEWVDSVKHVFKYFTERTPRSHFETRDTSLIWNYKYADIEFGRLQARDLLQHLWTGPISNASVDVVQGSRSVEVRAVGVTKGAAIDRILGEIVHSKSMTTPIDYVLCIGHFLGKDEDVYTFFEPELPSDIIPAIARPRPSSDSGTKSSPGDRKPPSKSTHSKKHGSKSSSSSNSYNNNKASQRLSPEKISWNVLEHKGENYFSCAVGRTRTSARYLLGSPDDVVCFLEKLADTTVPNSSSSS